In the genome of Candoia aspera isolate rCanAsp1 chromosome 1, rCanAsp1.hap2, whole genome shotgun sequence, one region contains:
- the LOC134491812 gene encoding sodium/potassium-transporting ATPase subunit alpha-2-like isoform X2, with protein MGKNKTKPKEGLEDLKQEVNFDDHKLSLQELSRKYGVDLSKGLTKEQAAQLLEENGPNTLSPPRTTPEWVKFCKQLFGGFSILLWTGSLLCFLAYWVQIAMGRKIEKDNFYLGIVLAAVVIVTGCFSYFQEAKSSKIMESFKHMVPHQALVIREGERLQINAENVVLGDLVEVKGGDRIPADLRVISATGCKVDNSSLTGESEPQTRSPDFTNENPLETQNICFFSTNCVEGTAQGIVILTGDYTVMGRIASLASGLGDSQTPIAKEIEHFIHIITGVAVFLGVSFFILAIILGYNWLEAVVFLIGIIVANVPEGLLATVTVCLTLTAKRMARKNCLVKNLEAVETLGSTSTICSDKTGTLTQNRMTVAHMWFDNEVYEANTSETYAGAIFNTHSPTWTALAHIAGLCNRANFKADQEHLPIAKKGTTGDASESALLKCIELSCGSVRQMREKNPKVAEIPFNSTNKYQLSIHEAEEKSKGHLLVMKGAPERIIECCSTILLKGKEVGLDKKVQDAFLNTYNSLGGLGERVLGFCHYYLPDRQFPRGFKFDVEKPNFPTTKLCFVGLISMIDPPRAAVPDAVGKCRSAGIKVIMVTGDHPITAKAIAKGVGIISESSETVEDIAARRGIPVSQVDPNEAQACIIHGSNLKDMTTKQLDNILLNHPEIVFARTSPQQKLIIVEGCQREGAIVAVTGDGVNDSPALKKANIGIAMGITGSDVSKQAADMILLDDNFASIVTGVEEGRLIFDNLKKSIAYTLTSNIPEVSPFLLFIILDIPLPLGTITILCIDLGTDMVPAISLAYENAESDIMKRKPRNAKKDKLVNQRLISMAYGQIGMMQALAGFFAYVVIMAENGFLPFTLLGIRLEWDDHSMNDLEDSYGQQWTYQQRKVVEFTCHTAFFISIVVVQWADLIICKTRKLSFFQQGMRNRVMIFGLIEETALAMFLSYCPGMDVALRMYPVRVTWWLCALPFSVLIFTYDETRRFLLRRNPGGWVEHETYY; from the coding sequence gaaaaacaaaacgAAGCCAAAAGAGGGACTGGAAGATCTGAAACAAGAGGTGAACTTCGACGATCACAAGCTGTCTCTTCAGGAACTCAGCCGTAAGTATGGGGTGGATCTCTCCAAAGGTCTCACAAAGGAACAGGCTGCCCAGCTCTTGGAAGAGAACGGCCCAAACACCCTGAGTCCTCCCCGAACCACGCCAGAGTGGGTAAAATTCTGCAAGCAACTCTTTGGGGGATTTTCCATCCTGCTGTGGACCGGATCCTTACTTTGCTTTCTGGCTTACTGGGTCCAGATCGCAATGGGTAGAAAAATCGAGAAGGACAACTTTTACCTGGGCATTGTCTTAGCAGCAGTCGTTATCGTGACTGGATGTTTCTCCTACTTTCAGGAAGCAAAAAGTTCCAAAATTATGGAATCCTTCAAGCATATGGTCCCTCACCAAGCCCTCGTGATCCGGGAGGGCGAGAGGCTGCAGATCAACGCTGAGAACGTGGTCCTGGGGGATCTGGTGGAGGTGAAAGGAGGCGATCGGATTCCTGCGGACTTAAGGGTCATCTCTGCCACTGGCTGCAAAGTGGACAATTCCTCCCTGACTGGGGAGTCAGAGCCACAAACCCGGTCACCCGATTTTACCAACGAGAACCCACTGGAGACACAAAACATCTGCTTCTTTTCTACCAACTGTGTTGAGGGTACAGCTCAGGGTATTGTTATCTTGACAGGGGACTATACCGTGATGGGCCGAATTGCTTCCTTGGCTTCCGGCTTGGGTGACAGCCAGACCCCCATTGCCAAAGAGATCGAACATTTTATCCACATCATCACTGGAGTTGCTGTCTTCCTGGGGGTGTCGTTCTTCATCCTGGCCATAATCCTTGGCTACAACTGGCTGGAAGCTGTTGTCTTCCTGATTGGGATCATTGTGGCAAATGTGCCAGAAGGGCTCCTAGCCACAGTCACAGTCTGCTTGACGCTCACCGCCAAACGGATGGCTCGCAAGAACTGCCTGGTAAAAAACCTCGAGGCTGTGGAGACCCTGGGGTCCACCTCCACCATCTGCTCAGACAAGACAGGAACCCTCACTCAAAACCGCATGACCGTCGCCCACATGTGGTTCGACAACGAGGTCTACGAAGCCAACACCTCCGAGACCTACGCTGGGGCCATATTTAACACCCACTCGCCCACATGGACAGCGCTGGCCCACATCGCAGGCTTGTGCAACAGGGCCAACTTCAAAGCAGATCAGGAGCACCTCCCCATTGCCAAGAAGGGGACCACCGGCGACGCCTCCGAGTCGGCCCTCCTAAAGTGCATCGAGTTGTCCTGTGGGTCAGTCAGGCAGATGCGTGAGAAGAACCCCAAGGTGGCCGAGATCCCCTTCAACTCCACCAACAAGTACCAGCTATCCATCCATGAAGCCGAAGAAAAGTCCAAAGGTCACCTCCTGGTGATGAAGGGGGCTCCGGAGAGGATCATAGAGTGCTGCTCCACCATCCTGTTGAAAGGGAAGGAGGTGGGCCTGGACAAGAAGGTGCAGGATGCTTTTTTAAACACCTACAATAGCCTCGGGGGGCTGGGCGAAAGAGTCCTGGGCTTCTGCCACTACTACCTCCCGGATCGACAGTTCCCCCGTGGCTTTAAGTTTGATGTGGAGAAGCCTAATTTCCCTACCACCAAGCTCTGCTTCGTGGGGCTGATCTCCATGATCGACCCACCACGCGCCGCCGTGCCCGACGCTGTCGGAAAGTGCCGCAGTGCTGGGATCAAAGTGATCATGGTCACCGGAGACCACCCGATCACGGCCAAAGCCATTGCCAAGGGGGTAGGGATCATCTCTGAGAGCAGCGAGACCGTAGAAGACATTGCGGCCCGGCGGGGGATCCCGGTCAGCCAGGTCGATCCCAATGAAGCCCAGGCCTGCATCATCCATGGCTCCAACCTCAAGGACATGACCACCAAGCAACTGGACAACATCCTCTTGAACCACCCTGAGATAGTCTTTGCCCGCACCTCCCCACAGCAGAAGCTGATCATCGTGGAAGGGTGTCAGAGGGAGGGGGCCATTGTGGCCGTGACCGGAGATGGGGTGAACGACTCCCCAGCCCTCAAGAAGGCCAACATTGGCATTGCCATGGGCATCACAGGCTCTGATGTCTCCAAGCAGGCTGCCGACATGATCCTGCTGGATGACAATTTCGCCTCCATTGTGACCGGCGTGGAGGAAGGGCGCCTGATCTTTGACAACCTGAAGAAGTCTATTGCTTACACTTTGACCAGCAACATCCCAGAGGTCTCCCCTTTCCTTCTGTTCATCATCCTTGACATCCCACTGCCCCTGGGCACCATCACCATCTTGTGCATTGACCTAGGCACCGACATGGTGCCTGCCATTTCCCTGGCCTACGAGAATGCAGAGAGCGACATCATGAAAAGGAAGCCACGGAACGCCAAGAAGGACAAGCTGGTGAACCAGCGCCTCATCAGCATGGCGTACGGACAGATCGGCATGATGCAGGCCCTCGCCGGCTTCTTCGCCTACGTGGTGATCATGGCTGAAAACGGGTTCCTGCCTTTCACTCTGCTAGGAATCCGCCTGGAGTGGGACGACCATTCCATGAATGACCTGGAGGACAGCTATGGCCAGCAGTGGACTTACCAGCAGCGCAAAGTGGTGGAGTTCACTTGCCACACCGCCTTCTTCATCAGCATCGTGGTGGTGCAGTGGGCCGACCTCATCATCTGCAAGACCAGGAAGCTGTCCTTTTTCCAGCAGGGCATGAGGAACAGAGTGATGATCTTCGGCCTGATCGAAGAAACCGCCCTGGCTATGTTCCTCTCCTACTGTCCAGGAATGGATGTGGCTTTACGTATGTACCCGGTCCGGGTTACATGGTGGCTGTGCGCTTTGCCATTCTCCGTGCTCATCTTCACGTATGATGAAACCCGCCGGTTTCTCCTGCGCCGAAACCCGGGCGGCTGGGTCGAGCACGAAACTTACTACTGA
- the LOC134491812 gene encoding sodium/potassium-transporting ATPase subunit alpha-2-like isoform X1: protein MGKEKSLCPCGFRKNKTKPKEGLEDLKQEVNFDDHKLSLQELSRKYGVDLSKGLTKEQAAQLLEENGPNTLSPPRTTPEWVKFCKQLFGGFSILLWTGSLLCFLAYWVQIAMGRKIEKDNFYLGIVLAAVVIVTGCFSYFQEAKSSKIMESFKHMVPHQALVIREGERLQINAENVVLGDLVEVKGGDRIPADLRVISATGCKVDNSSLTGESEPQTRSPDFTNENPLETQNICFFSTNCVEGTAQGIVILTGDYTVMGRIASLASGLGDSQTPIAKEIEHFIHIITGVAVFLGVSFFILAIILGYNWLEAVVFLIGIIVANVPEGLLATVTVCLTLTAKRMARKNCLVKNLEAVETLGSTSTICSDKTGTLTQNRMTVAHMWFDNEVYEANTSETYAGAIFNTHSPTWTALAHIAGLCNRANFKADQEHLPIAKKGTTGDASESALLKCIELSCGSVRQMREKNPKVAEIPFNSTNKYQLSIHEAEEKSKGHLLVMKGAPERIIECCSTILLKGKEVGLDKKVQDAFLNTYNSLGGLGERVLGFCHYYLPDRQFPRGFKFDVEKPNFPTTKLCFVGLISMIDPPRAAVPDAVGKCRSAGIKVIMVTGDHPITAKAIAKGVGIISESSETVEDIAARRGIPVSQVDPNEAQACIIHGSNLKDMTTKQLDNILLNHPEIVFARTSPQQKLIIVEGCQREGAIVAVTGDGVNDSPALKKANIGIAMGITGSDVSKQAADMILLDDNFASIVTGVEEGRLIFDNLKKSIAYTLTSNIPEVSPFLLFIILDIPLPLGTITILCIDLGTDMVPAISLAYENAESDIMKRKPRNAKKDKLVNQRLISMAYGQIGMMQALAGFFAYVVIMAENGFLPFTLLGIRLEWDDHSMNDLEDSYGQQWTYQQRKVVEFTCHTAFFISIVVVQWADLIICKTRKLSFFQQGMRNRVMIFGLIEETALAMFLSYCPGMDVALRMYPVRVTWWLCALPFSVLIFTYDETRRFLLRRNPGGWVEHETYY, encoded by the coding sequence ATGGGCAAGGAGAAGAGTCTGTGCCCGTGCggcttcaggaaaaacaaaacgAAGCCAAAAGAGGGACTGGAAGATCTGAAACAAGAGGTGAACTTCGACGATCACAAGCTGTCTCTTCAGGAACTCAGCCGTAAGTATGGGGTGGATCTCTCCAAAGGTCTCACAAAGGAACAGGCTGCCCAGCTCTTGGAAGAGAACGGCCCAAACACCCTGAGTCCTCCCCGAACCACGCCAGAGTGGGTAAAATTCTGCAAGCAACTCTTTGGGGGATTTTCCATCCTGCTGTGGACCGGATCCTTACTTTGCTTTCTGGCTTACTGGGTCCAGATCGCAATGGGTAGAAAAATCGAGAAGGACAACTTTTACCTGGGCATTGTCTTAGCAGCAGTCGTTATCGTGACTGGATGTTTCTCCTACTTTCAGGAAGCAAAAAGTTCCAAAATTATGGAATCCTTCAAGCATATGGTCCCTCACCAAGCCCTCGTGATCCGGGAGGGCGAGAGGCTGCAGATCAACGCTGAGAACGTGGTCCTGGGGGATCTGGTGGAGGTGAAAGGAGGCGATCGGATTCCTGCGGACTTAAGGGTCATCTCTGCCACTGGCTGCAAAGTGGACAATTCCTCCCTGACTGGGGAGTCAGAGCCACAAACCCGGTCACCCGATTTTACCAACGAGAACCCACTGGAGACACAAAACATCTGCTTCTTTTCTACCAACTGTGTTGAGGGTACAGCTCAGGGTATTGTTATCTTGACAGGGGACTATACCGTGATGGGCCGAATTGCTTCCTTGGCTTCCGGCTTGGGTGACAGCCAGACCCCCATTGCCAAAGAGATCGAACATTTTATCCACATCATCACTGGAGTTGCTGTCTTCCTGGGGGTGTCGTTCTTCATCCTGGCCATAATCCTTGGCTACAACTGGCTGGAAGCTGTTGTCTTCCTGATTGGGATCATTGTGGCAAATGTGCCAGAAGGGCTCCTAGCCACAGTCACAGTCTGCTTGACGCTCACCGCCAAACGGATGGCTCGCAAGAACTGCCTGGTAAAAAACCTCGAGGCTGTGGAGACCCTGGGGTCCACCTCCACCATCTGCTCAGACAAGACAGGAACCCTCACTCAAAACCGCATGACCGTCGCCCACATGTGGTTCGACAACGAGGTCTACGAAGCCAACACCTCCGAGACCTACGCTGGGGCCATATTTAACACCCACTCGCCCACATGGACAGCGCTGGCCCACATCGCAGGCTTGTGCAACAGGGCCAACTTCAAAGCAGATCAGGAGCACCTCCCCATTGCCAAGAAGGGGACCACCGGCGACGCCTCCGAGTCGGCCCTCCTAAAGTGCATCGAGTTGTCCTGTGGGTCAGTCAGGCAGATGCGTGAGAAGAACCCCAAGGTGGCCGAGATCCCCTTCAACTCCACCAACAAGTACCAGCTATCCATCCATGAAGCCGAAGAAAAGTCCAAAGGTCACCTCCTGGTGATGAAGGGGGCTCCGGAGAGGATCATAGAGTGCTGCTCCACCATCCTGTTGAAAGGGAAGGAGGTGGGCCTGGACAAGAAGGTGCAGGATGCTTTTTTAAACACCTACAATAGCCTCGGGGGGCTGGGCGAAAGAGTCCTGGGCTTCTGCCACTACTACCTCCCGGATCGACAGTTCCCCCGTGGCTTTAAGTTTGATGTGGAGAAGCCTAATTTCCCTACCACCAAGCTCTGCTTCGTGGGGCTGATCTCCATGATCGACCCACCACGCGCCGCCGTGCCCGACGCTGTCGGAAAGTGCCGCAGTGCTGGGATCAAAGTGATCATGGTCACCGGAGACCACCCGATCACGGCCAAAGCCATTGCCAAGGGGGTAGGGATCATCTCTGAGAGCAGCGAGACCGTAGAAGACATTGCGGCCCGGCGGGGGATCCCGGTCAGCCAGGTCGATCCCAATGAAGCCCAGGCCTGCATCATCCATGGCTCCAACCTCAAGGACATGACCACCAAGCAACTGGACAACATCCTCTTGAACCACCCTGAGATAGTCTTTGCCCGCACCTCCCCACAGCAGAAGCTGATCATCGTGGAAGGGTGTCAGAGGGAGGGGGCCATTGTGGCCGTGACCGGAGATGGGGTGAACGACTCCCCAGCCCTCAAGAAGGCCAACATTGGCATTGCCATGGGCATCACAGGCTCTGATGTCTCCAAGCAGGCTGCCGACATGATCCTGCTGGATGACAATTTCGCCTCCATTGTGACCGGCGTGGAGGAAGGGCGCCTGATCTTTGACAACCTGAAGAAGTCTATTGCTTACACTTTGACCAGCAACATCCCAGAGGTCTCCCCTTTCCTTCTGTTCATCATCCTTGACATCCCACTGCCCCTGGGCACCATCACCATCTTGTGCATTGACCTAGGCACCGACATGGTGCCTGCCATTTCCCTGGCCTACGAGAATGCAGAGAGCGACATCATGAAAAGGAAGCCACGGAACGCCAAGAAGGACAAGCTGGTGAACCAGCGCCTCATCAGCATGGCGTACGGACAGATCGGCATGATGCAGGCCCTCGCCGGCTTCTTCGCCTACGTGGTGATCATGGCTGAAAACGGGTTCCTGCCTTTCACTCTGCTAGGAATCCGCCTGGAGTGGGACGACCATTCCATGAATGACCTGGAGGACAGCTATGGCCAGCAGTGGACTTACCAGCAGCGCAAAGTGGTGGAGTTCACTTGCCACACCGCCTTCTTCATCAGCATCGTGGTGGTGCAGTGGGCCGACCTCATCATCTGCAAGACCAGGAAGCTGTCCTTTTTCCAGCAGGGCATGAGGAACAGAGTGATGATCTTCGGCCTGATCGAAGAAACCGCCCTGGCTATGTTCCTCTCCTACTGTCCAGGAATGGATGTGGCTTTACGTATGTACCCGGTCCGGGTTACATGGTGGCTGTGCGCTTTGCCATTCTCCGTGCTCATCTTCACGTATGATGAAACCCGCCGGTTTCTCCTGCGCCGAAACCCGGGCGGCTGGGTCGAGCACGAAACTTACTACTGA